A window from Cryobacterium sp. SO1 encodes these proteins:
- a CDS encoding RluA family pseudouridine synthase, giving the protein MENRALPLPDGLDGVRVDAGIAKLFGFSRSFAAEIAESDGVTQDGVVVGKSDKLRAGAWLDVSWAPKQDLVIVPIAVPDLTIVHDDDDIVVVNKPSGVAAHPSVGWTGPTVLGALAAAGYRIATSGASERAGIVHRLDVGTSGLMVVAKSENAYTYLKRAFHDREVDKIYHAVVQGHPDPSSGTIDAPIGRHPRSDWKFAVIAGGKDSVTHYETLEAFPSASLLEVHLETGRTHQIRVHMAAQRHPCVGDAMYGADAKITARLGLTRQWLVAKQLSFEHPSSREWVTFNAEYPDDLANALRILRGD; this is encoded by the coding sequence ATGGAAAACCGAGCCCTTCCCCTGCCCGACGGCCTGGACGGTGTCCGCGTCGACGCGGGCATCGCCAAGCTGTTCGGCTTTTCGCGCAGCTTCGCAGCCGAGATCGCCGAGTCCGACGGCGTCACCCAGGACGGCGTTGTCGTCGGCAAATCGGACAAGCTGCGCGCTGGGGCCTGGCTCGACGTGAGCTGGGCGCCGAAGCAGGACCTCGTGATCGTGCCCATCGCGGTACCCGACCTCACCATCGTGCATGATGATGACGACATCGTCGTGGTGAACAAGCCCTCCGGCGTCGCCGCCCACCCCAGCGTCGGCTGGACCGGTCCGACGGTACTCGGCGCCCTCGCCGCCGCCGGCTACCGAATCGCCACTTCCGGGGCCTCTGAGCGCGCGGGCATCGTGCACCGCCTCGACGTGGGCACCAGCGGCCTGATGGTCGTCGCGAAGTCCGAGAACGCCTACACGTACCTCAAGCGGGCATTCCACGACCGGGAGGTCGACAAGATCTACCACGCCGTCGTGCAGGGCCACCCAGACCCGTCCAGTGGCACCATCGACGCACCGATCGGACGCCACCCGCGCTCTGACTGGAAGTTCGCCGTGATCGCAGGAGGCAAGGACTCCGTCACGCATTACGAGACGCTCGAAGCATTCCCGTCGGCGTCACTCCTCGAGGTTCACCTCGAAACCGGCCGAACCCACCAGATCCGGGTTCACATGGCCGCCCAGCGGCATCCGTGCGTGGGTGACGCCATGTACGGCGCCGATGCAAAGATCACCGCCCGGCTGGGACTGACCCGCCAATGGCTGGTCGCCAAGCAGCTCTCGTTCGAGCACCCATCCAGCCGCGAGTGGGTCACCTTCAACGCCGAGTACCCGGACGACCTGGCCAACGCCCTGCGCATCCTGCGTGGCGATTAG
- the dnaE gene encoding DNA polymerase III subunit alpha: MLDGAARVKPLIAAAAEQKMPAIAVTDHGNVFGAFDFWKTATDAGIKPIIGTEAYITPGTDRRDKTRVKWGTNAQNRDDVGGSGAYTHMTLLSENTEGMHNLFRLSSLASLEGYYFKPRMDRELLSTYSKGLIGTTGCVGGEVQTRLRLGQYDEARQAAGELRDIFGKDNFYCEIMDHGIDIERRTMTDLLKLAKELDLPLVATNDLHYTHAHDATAHAALLCVQSASTLDDPNRFKFDSNEFYLKTAAEMRHLFRDNPEACDNTLLIAERCDVKFNTQANYMPRFPTPEGENEESWFIKETELGLIRRYPNGVTAAVRKQADYEVGVITQMGFPGYFLVVADFISWSKDNGIRVGPGRGSGAGSMVAYAMGITDLDPLVHGLIFERFLNPDRVSMPDFDVDFDDRRRGEVIHYVTEKYGSERVAQIVTYGTIKAKQALKDSSRVLGFPFGMGDKLTKAMPQPIMGKDMPLTGMFDKDHPRYREAGDFRAVIETDAEARTVFDTALGIENLKRQWGVHAAGVIMSSDPLIDIIPIMRREADGQIVTQFDYPACESLGLIKMDFLGLRNLTIIDDTLDNIDANRGHRPVLEDLGLDDPLAYELLARGDTLGVFQLDGGPMRALLRSMKPDNFEDISAVIALYRPGPMGANSHTNYALRKTGQQEIIPIHKELEEPLEDIIGGTYGLIVYQEQVMSIAQKLAGFSLGQADLLRRAMGKKKKSELDKQFEGFSGGMMANGYSMEAVTTVWNILLPFSDYAFNKAHSAAYGVLSYWTAYLKAHYPAEYMAALLTSVGDARDKLALYLNECRRMGIQVLPPDVNESIGFFAAVGTDIRFGLGAVRNVGFNVVESIRAARTEKGDFESFHDFLRKVPLQVTNKRTVESLIKSGAFDSLGATRRAMFEIHEGAVDSAVKIKRDESHGMVGFDFDSLFDDPQETEQVPERPEWSKKEKLALERDMLGLYVSDHPLAGLEIPLAKHASTTITDLISSEHTQDADTVTVAGLITNVQHRIAKKSGNQYGIISVEDFGGEIDVMFMGKAYQEFSLDLVSDSVVVVRGRVSLRDDGMNLHAYSIFAPELGQASDHGTLSITLFEARATTETVTQLGEVLKRHGGTSEVRLKLIKGDTARVFELPSRVTVTADLFGELKSLLGPYCLT; this comes from the coding sequence ATGCTCGACGGTGCCGCACGGGTGAAACCCTTGATCGCCGCCGCCGCCGAACAGAAGATGCCGGCCATCGCCGTCACCGACCACGGCAACGTGTTCGGGGCATTCGACTTCTGGAAGACGGCCACCGACGCCGGCATCAAGCCGATCATCGGCACCGAGGCGTACATCACGCCGGGCACCGACCGTCGGGACAAGACCCGGGTCAAGTGGGGTACCAACGCCCAGAACCGCGACGACGTCGGTGGCAGCGGCGCGTACACCCACATGACCCTGCTCTCGGAGAACACCGAGGGCATGCACAACCTGTTCAGGCTGTCCTCCCTCGCCTCCCTCGAGGGCTACTACTTCAAGCCCCGCATGGACCGTGAACTGCTCAGCACCTACTCCAAGGGCCTGATCGGCACGACCGGATGCGTCGGCGGCGAGGTGCAGACCCGGCTGCGGCTCGGCCAGTACGACGAGGCCAGGCAGGCCGCGGGGGAGCTGCGCGACATCTTCGGCAAAGACAACTTCTACTGCGAGATCATGGACCACGGCATCGACATCGAGCGCCGCACCATGACCGACCTGCTCAAGCTGGCCAAAGAACTCGACCTGCCCCTGGTGGCCACCAACGACCTGCACTACACCCACGCGCACGATGCCACGGCGCACGCCGCCCTGCTCTGCGTGCAGTCGGCCTCCACCCTCGACGACCCGAACCGGTTCAAGTTCGACTCGAACGAGTTCTACCTCAAGACCGCCGCCGAAATGCGCCACCTGTTCAGGGACAACCCCGAGGCCTGCGACAACACGCTGCTCATCGCCGAGCGCTGCGACGTCAAGTTCAACACCCAGGCCAACTACATGCCCCGCTTCCCCACCCCGGAGGGGGAGAACGAGGAAAGCTGGTTCATCAAGGAGACCGAGCTCGGCCTGATCCGCCGGTACCCGAACGGCGTCACAGCGGCCGTGCGGAAACAAGCCGACTACGAGGTCGGCGTCATCACCCAAATGGGCTTCCCCGGCTACTTCCTGGTCGTCGCCGACTTCATCAGCTGGTCCAAGGACAACGGCATCCGGGTCGGCCCCGGCCGTGGTTCTGGCGCCGGTTCGATGGTCGCATACGCGATGGGCATCACCGACCTCGACCCGCTGGTGCACGGGCTGATCTTCGAGCGGTTCCTGAACCCCGACCGGGTCTCCATGCCCGACTTCGACGTCGACTTCGACGATCGTCGCCGCGGCGAGGTCATTCACTACGTCACCGAGAAATACGGCTCGGAGCGCGTTGCGCAGATCGTCACCTACGGCACCATCAAGGCCAAGCAAGCCCTGAAGGACTCCAGCCGGGTGCTCGGCTTCCCGTTCGGCATGGGCGACAAGCTCACCAAGGCCATGCCGCAGCCCATCATGGGCAAGGACATGCCGCTGACCGGAATGTTCGACAAGGACCACCCGCGGTACCGTGAGGCCGGTGACTTCCGGGCCGTCATCGAAACGGATGCCGAGGCTCGCACGGTCTTCGACACCGCGCTGGGCATCGAGAACCTCAAGCGCCAGTGGGGTGTGCACGCGGCCGGTGTCATCATGTCGTCCGACCCGCTGATCGACATCATCCCGATCATGCGCCGTGAGGCCGACGGCCAGATCGTCACGCAATTCGACTACCCGGCCTGCGAGAGCCTGGGCCTGATCAAGATGGACTTCCTGGGGCTGCGCAACCTCACCATCATCGACGACACCCTCGACAACATCGATGCCAACCGTGGGCATCGCCCGGTGCTCGAAGACCTCGGCCTGGACGACCCACTCGCCTACGAACTGCTCGCCCGCGGTGACACCCTCGGCGTGTTCCAACTCGACGGCGGCCCGATGCGCGCGCTGCTGCGCAGCATGAAGCCCGACAACTTCGAAGACATCTCGGCCGTCATCGCGCTGTACCGACCCGGCCCCATGGGGGCGAACTCGCACACCAACTACGCCCTGCGCAAGACCGGCCAGCAGGAGATCATCCCGATCCACAAGGAGCTCGAAGAGCCGCTCGAGGACATCATCGGCGGCACCTACGGACTCATCGTCTACCAGGAGCAGGTGATGTCGATCGCGCAGAAGCTGGCCGGCTTCAGCCTCGGCCAGGCCGACCTCCTGCGCCGCGCGATGGGCAAGAAGAAGAAGTCCGAACTGGACAAGCAGTTCGAGGGCTTCTCCGGCGGAATGATGGCCAACGGCTACTCGATGGAAGCCGTTACCACCGTGTGGAACATCCTTCTACCGTTCTCGGATTACGCCTTCAACAAGGCGCACTCGGCCGCGTACGGCGTGCTGAGCTACTGGACCGCGTATCTCAAGGCGCACTACCCGGCCGAGTACATGGCGGCGCTGCTGACCAGCGTCGGTGACGCCAGGGACAAGCTCGCGCTCTACCTCAACGAGTGCCGTCGCATGGGCATCCAGGTACTTCCGCCGGACGTCAACGAGTCGATCGGCTTCTTCGCCGCCGTCGGCACCGACATCCGGTTCGGCCTGGGCGCCGTGCGCAACGTCGGCTTCAACGTGGTCGAGTCGATCCGGGCCGCTCGCACCGAGAAGGGTGACTTCGAGTCCTTCCACGACTTCCTGCGCAAGGTTCCGCTGCAGGTCACCAACAAGCGCACGGTGGAATCGCTGATCAAATCCGGCGCCTTCGACTCTCTGGGTGCCACCCGCCGGGCCATGTTCGAAATCCATGAAGGCGCTGTCGACTCCGCCGTCAAGATCAAGCGCGACGAGTCGCACGGCATGGTCGGCTTCGACTTCGACAGCCTGTTCGACGATCCTCAGGAGACCGAGCAAGTACCCGAGCGGCCGGAGTGGAGCAAGAAGGAGAAGCTGGCGCTCGAGCGCGACATGCTCGGACTCTACGTCTCCGACCATCCTCTGGCCGGCCTGGAGATCCCGCTGGCCAAGCACGCCAGCACCACCATCACCGACCTGATCAGCTCAGAGCACACCCAGGATGCCGACACCGTCACCGTGGCCGGGCTCATCACCAATGTGCAGCACCGGATCGCCAAGAAGTCCGGCAACCAGTACGGCATCATCTCGGTCGAGGACTTCGGCGGCGAAATCGATGTCATGTTCATGGGCAAGGCGTACCAGGAGTTCTCCCTGGACCTCGTCAGCGACTCCGTCGTGGTGGTTCGCGGTCGGGTGAGCCTCCGCGACGACGGCATGAACCTGCACGCGTACAGCATCTTCGCGCCCGAACTCGGGCAGGCATCCGACCACGGAACCCTCTCGATCACGCTTTTCGAGGCCCGCGCCACCACGGAGACGGTCACCCAACTGGGCGAGGTGCTCAAACGGCACGGCGGAACCTCGGAGGTGCGCCTCAAGTTGATCAAGGGCGACACCGCTCGCGTCTTCGAGCTGCCAAGCCGGGTAACGGTGACCGCCGACCTCTTCGGCGAACTGAAAAGCCTCCTGGGGCCCTACTGCCTCACCTAG
- a CDS encoding HNH endonuclease signature motif containing protein, producing MDERVCSELARRTELIAAEARAIAHAQARQAEFLVELQSWSEDPQVSSRLHGNPESIRLADVNAASMTEDQARAAFYGRWEDRDVARRTIVSETACLLRMAERTVEHLMEQSLWLLSAPATFHALSNGEISYRHATVLIDQMRTLPIDDQEAFEDKVLPDAKRLPVARFTDRARRLRERLHPESIVTRTTNALAERRTRWEAAPDGMGWLHWYGTAHDTKAAYTRINTMAVKLNKLGDPTRAGDAAGKAGADAGADVNAAADASAGNGTAANAGTGATADAAADEEETKRTLDQLRADITRALLLDGITPDGMGAGIRGTVMITVPVLTLLGLDEEPATLEGYGPISPEMARQIAGHAPSFTRLLTHPETGVVLSLGKTQHKNTTAMKKWLRVRDETCRFPGCSRPAVTSDIDHTHDWADGGTTDCDNLAHLCEPHHRLKHLTHWRVTQQPGGILLWTSPGKRSYRTDPANPMGPPRPQPPVVGPKTRKRPPEDSYLMPPRHRPTRTPTPPVPDNPPF from the coding sequence TTGGATGAGCGGGTCTGTTCGGAGCTGGCTCGCCGCACCGAGCTGATCGCGGCCGAGGCCCGGGCCATCGCCCACGCTCAGGCCCGGCAGGCCGAGTTCCTCGTCGAGCTGCAGAGCTGGAGCGAGGACCCGCAGGTGTCCTCCCGGCTGCACGGCAACCCGGAGAGCATCCGGTTGGCCGACGTGAACGCGGCCAGCATGACCGAGGATCAGGCCCGCGCGGCCTTCTATGGCCGGTGGGAGGACCGGGACGTGGCCCGGCGCACGATCGTGAGTGAGACCGCCTGCCTGCTGCGGATGGCCGAACGCACGGTGGAACACCTGATGGAGCAGTCACTCTGGCTGCTGTCGGCCCCGGCAACCTTCCACGCCCTCTCCAACGGCGAGATCAGCTACCGGCACGCCACCGTGCTCATCGACCAGATGCGCACCCTGCCCATCGACGACCAGGAAGCCTTCGAGGACAAGGTCCTGCCGGACGCGAAACGACTCCCGGTGGCCCGGTTCACGGACAGGGCCCGCCGACTCCGGGAGCGGTTGCACCCGGAGTCCATCGTGACCCGCACCACCAACGCCCTGGCCGAGAGGCGCACCCGGTGGGAGGCAGCCCCGGACGGGATGGGCTGGTTGCACTGGTACGGCACCGCCCACGACACCAAAGCCGCCTACACCCGGATCAACACCATGGCCGTGAAACTGAATAAACTCGGCGACCCCACCCGGGCCGGCGACGCGGCCGGGAAAGCCGGCGCCGACGCTGGCGCCGACGTGAACGCGGCGGCGGACGCGAGCGCAGGGAACGGCACGGCGGCGAACGCGGGGACCGGCGCGACGGCAGATGCGGCAGCTGACGAGGAGGAGACGAAACGCACCCTCGATCAACTCCGCGCCGACATCACCCGGGCCCTCCTGCTGGACGGCATCACCCCCGACGGGATGGGCGCCGGGATCCGCGGCACGGTCATGATCACCGTGCCCGTGCTCACCCTGCTCGGCCTGGACGAGGAACCCGCCACCCTCGAAGGCTACGGCCCCATCTCCCCCGAGATGGCCCGACAGATCGCCGGACACGCCCCCAGCTTCACCCGACTACTCACCCACCCCGAAACCGGAGTCGTGCTCTCCCTGGGCAAAACCCAACACAAGAACACCACAGCCATGAAGAAGTGGCTGAGGGTGCGCGACGAAACCTGCCGATTCCCCGGCTGCTCCCGGCCCGCGGTCACCAGCGACATCGACCACACCCACGACTGGGCCGACGGCGGCACGACCGACTGCGACAACCTCGCCCATCTCTGCGAACCCCACCACCGACTCAAACACCTCACCCACTGGCGCGTCACTCAACAACCCGGCGGGATCCTGCTCTGGACCTCCCCAGGCAAACGCAGCTACCGCACCGACCCCGCCAACCCCATGGGACCACCCCGACCCCAACCACCGGTCGTGGGCCCGAAAACCCGGAAACGACCCCCGGAGGATAGCTACCTGATGCCTCCCCGGCACCGGCCAACCCGGACACCCACACCACCGGTCCCCGACAACCCGCCGTTCTGA
- a CDS encoding 1-acyl-sn-glycerol-3-phosphate acyltransferase, with product MRTRTGEPIYSTAITAGRTIFGAFRLRPSVIGLTNLPDAGGAVLAITHFGYADFALVEWMTWRKNRRHIRFMAKKGAFDKPVVGWLLRGMRHINVDMTAGAQAYADAVRALGLGELVGVFPEGGVNASFTVRDLKTGAARMAKEARVPIVPIAVWGGHRLLTKNHKPSLGEAYRTPVSFAVGTPIAVGADDDPQQVTDRLHGVLQRLVDGLQARYPDPGAGRWWQPAHLGGTAPTPAEAAATEAERQRRKAAARAAATPTA from the coding sequence ATGAGAACGCGCACCGGGGAACCCATCTACAGCACGGCGATTACGGCGGGGCGCACAATCTTCGGAGCCTTCAGATTGAGGCCGTCGGTTATCGGCCTCACCAATCTGCCGGATGCCGGCGGAGCGGTACTCGCCATCACCCACTTCGGCTACGCCGATTTCGCCCTGGTCGAATGGATGACCTGGCGAAAGAACCGTCGGCACATCCGCTTCATGGCGAAAAAGGGCGCGTTCGACAAGCCCGTCGTCGGATGGCTCCTCCGCGGAATGCGGCACATCAACGTCGACATGACGGCGGGGGCCCAGGCCTACGCCGATGCCGTGCGGGCTCTGGGCCTGGGCGAACTCGTGGGGGTGTTCCCCGAGGGCGGCGTGAACGCCTCGTTCACTGTGCGCGACCTCAAGACCGGCGCAGCACGGATGGCCAAGGAAGCCAGGGTGCCCATCGTTCCGATCGCCGTCTGGGGTGGCCACCGGCTGCTGACGAAGAACCACAAGCCGTCACTAGGGGAGGCCTATCGCACACCGGTCTCCTTCGCGGTCGGCACCCCGATCGCCGTGGGCGCCGACGACGACCCGCAACAGGTCACCGATCGGCTGCACGGCGTTCTGCAGAGGCTCGTCGACGGACTGCAGGCCCGGTACCCGGACCCGGGAGCCGGACGCTGGTGGCAACCTGCCCACCTCGGCGGAACAGCGCCCACACCGGCTGAGGCCGCCGCAACGGAAGCCGAACGGCAACGGCGCAAAGCCGCTGCCCGGGCGGCCGCGACGCCGACGGCCTAG
- a CDS encoding flavin reductase family protein, giving the protein MSDRTAQPAGFPRAPALGTDPNAPGDLAAFKNAFRRHAAGVAVVTALDALGHPVGFTATSLASMSAVPPLATFNMAKSASSWPAVAETERLVIHLLGLRNRSLAERLAGPNTERFVGDHWRVGPYGLPLLNDVTSWMVGRIVERVSVHNAAVVVVQIEGGGLGEDDEALIYHERRYRALGDTV; this is encoded by the coding sequence ATGAGCGATCGCACCGCGCAACCGGCCGGGTTCCCCCGCGCCCCGGCCCTCGGCACCGACCCGAACGCCCCCGGCGACCTGGCCGCGTTCAAGAACGCGTTCCGCCGTCACGCGGCCGGAGTCGCGGTCGTGACGGCACTGGATGCCCTGGGGCACCCGGTCGGATTCACCGCGACCTCCCTGGCCTCGATGTCGGCGGTACCTCCCCTGGCGACCTTCAACATGGCGAAGTCGGCCAGTTCCTGGCCGGCCGTCGCGGAGACCGAACGCCTGGTCATTCACCTGCTCGGGTTGCGCAACCGCTCGCTGGCCGAGCGCCTAGCCGGTCCCAACACCGAGCGCTTCGTCGGTGATCACTGGCGGGTAGGGCCGTATGGGCTGCCGCTGCTCAACGACGTGACGTCATGGATGGTCGGTCGTATCGTGGAGCGCGTGAGCGTGCACAACGCCGCTGTCGTCGTGGTCCAGATCGAGGGCGGCGGCCTGGGCGAGGACGACGAAGCGCTGATCTATCATGAGCGCCGCTACCGGGCTCTGGGCGATACCGTCTAG
- the hisD gene encoding histidinol dehydrogenase translates to MIQTIDLRGTRPAPAELLASVPRALTSVTVASDVAAELIDDVRARGLEALLDQAERLDRVRPGHVRVPASHVEEALAALDPDVRIAIEETIRRVRLASAAQVPPLVTTTIADGAEIVQRWRPVQRVGLYVPGGKAVYPSSVVMNVVPAQVAGVTSIALASPPQSHFGGRVHPTILAVAGLLGVDEIYAMGGAGAVGAFAYGVPGLGLDPVQLVTGPGNVYVAAAKRLVRGVTGIDSEAGPTDILVIADAEADPAFVAADLVSQAEHDELAAAVLVTDSAQLATAVEVLLTDLAGSTTHTERVTASLGGSQSAIVLVDDLEQAAAFSNAFGPEHLEIQTVDPDAVLALIDNAGAIFLGPYAPVSLGDYAAGSNHVLPTGGQARFSAALGAYTFLRPQQVVRYTREGLAGVAEHILALSAAEALPAHGDAVSARFTDPSER, encoded by the coding sequence ATGATCCAGACGATTGACCTTCGAGGAACGCGGCCTGCTCCGGCCGAACTTTTGGCCTCGGTGCCCCGGGCCCTCACCAGCGTCACCGTCGCCAGTGACGTCGCAGCCGAACTGATCGACGACGTGCGCGCCCGAGGTCTTGAGGCACTGCTCGACCAGGCCGAACGCCTCGACCGGGTGCGCCCCGGGCACGTGCGCGTGCCGGCCTCCCACGTCGAAGAGGCCCTCGCCGCCCTCGACCCGGATGTCCGCATCGCGATCGAGGAGACCATCCGTCGGGTGCGACTCGCCAGCGCCGCGCAGGTGCCGCCGCTGGTGACCACCACCATCGCCGATGGTGCCGAAATCGTGCAGCGCTGGCGTCCCGTCCAGCGGGTCGGGCTCTACGTGCCCGGCGGCAAGGCCGTATACCCGTCCAGCGTTGTGATGAACGTGGTCCCCGCCCAGGTGGCCGGTGTCACCTCCATCGCCCTCGCCTCCCCGCCGCAAAGCCACTTCGGTGGGCGGGTGCACCCCACCATCCTCGCCGTGGCCGGCCTGCTCGGCGTCGACGAGATCTATGCCATGGGCGGCGCCGGCGCTGTCGGTGCCTTCGCTTACGGCGTTCCCGGCCTGGGCCTCGATCCCGTGCAGCTCGTCACCGGCCCCGGCAACGTCTACGTGGCCGCCGCAAAACGTCTGGTGCGCGGCGTCACCGGCATCGACTCCGAAGCCGGTCCGACCGACATCCTGGTGATCGCCGACGCCGAAGCCGACCCCGCCTTCGTCGCCGCTGACCTGGTCAGCCAGGCCGAGCACGATGAGCTCGCGGCCGCCGTGCTGGTCACGGACTCCGCCCAGCTCGCCACCGCCGTCGAGGTACTCCTGACCGATCTGGCCGGCAGCACGACGCACACCGAACGGGTGACGGCGTCGCTGGGCGGCAGCCAGTCGGCGATCGTGCTGGTCGACGACCTCGAGCAGGCCGCCGCGTTCAGCAACGCGTTCGGCCCGGAGCACCTCGAGATTCAGACCGTCGACCCCGATGCCGTGCTCGCACTGATCGACAACGCCGGCGCCATCTTCCTCGGCCCGTACGCACCGGTCAGCCTCGGCGACTACGCGGCCGGGTCCAACCACGTACTCCCCACCGGGGGACAAGCGCGGTTCTCCGCGGCCCTCGGCGCGTACACCTTCCTGCGCCCGCAGCAAGTGGTGCGGTACACCCGCGAGGGCCTCGCCGGTGTCGCCGAGCACATCCTGGCCCTGTCCGCTGCCGAGGCATTGCCCGCCCACGGCGACGCCGTCAGCGCGCGATTCACCGATCCCTCGGAACGGTAG
- the nrdR gene encoding transcriptional regulator NrdR, whose translation MYCPFCRHPDSRVIDSRTSDDGLSIRRRRQCPECGRRFSTTETASLNIIKRSGVVEPFSREKIVAGVRKACQGRPVTDSDLAMLAQKVEETIRQTGASQIEANDIGLAILAPLRDLDEVAYLRFASVYQAFDSLDDFESAIGQLRTEHAATTDSDPEPER comes from the coding sequence ATGTATTGCCCGTTCTGTCGCCACCCCGATTCCCGCGTCATCGACTCGCGCACCAGCGATGACGGGCTCTCGATCCGCCGTCGCCGGCAGTGCCCGGAGTGCGGTCGGCGGTTCAGCACCACCGAAACCGCCAGCCTCAACATCATCAAGCGCAGCGGCGTCGTCGAACCGTTCAGCCGCGAGAAGATCGTCGCTGGCGTGCGCAAGGCCTGCCAGGGCCGTCCGGTCACCGACTCGGACCTGGCCATGCTCGCGCAGAAGGTCGAGGAGACCATCCGCCAGACCGGAGCGTCCCAGATCGAAGCCAACGACATCGGCCTGGCCATCCTCGCCCCTCTGCGAGACCTCGATGAAGTGGCCTACCTGCGCTTCGCCAGCGTCTACCAGGCGTTCGACTCGCTCGACGACTTCGAGAGCGCGATCGGTCAGCTGCGCACCGAACACGCCGCCACGACGGACTCCGACCCCGAACCGGAACGGTAG
- a CDS encoding quinone-dependent dihydroorotate dehydrogenase, whose product MYRTFFTLVLTRIDPEQAHHLAVEVIRWLPRLGLGPLVHRFTRPRTDIGVDTLGLHFDSPFGVAAGFDKDGHAVIGLGSLGFGHVEVGTLTAIAQPGNPKPRLFRLIADRAVINRMGFNNGGAEAAVARLCEVRATRSRPVLGINIGKSRVTAVEDATADYLVSTVALAPIADYLVVNVSSPNTPGLRGLQELDQLAPLLRAVQDRAGDTPLLVKIAPDLTDDDVTRIAGLTVELGLAGIIATNTTISRENLLTDPAVVAAAGAGGLSGAPLNDRSLAVLRLIRASVPADLCVISVGGVETAEQVVERLDAGATLVQGYTGFLYRGPLWARQINRGLDRLLAGRRAAPVLS is encoded by the coding sequence GTGTACCGGACTTTCTTCACACTGGTGCTCACCCGGATCGACCCCGAACAGGCGCATCACCTGGCTGTCGAGGTGATCCGGTGGCTCCCGCGACTTGGCCTTGGCCCGCTCGTGCACAGATTCACCCGCCCGCGCACCGACATCGGCGTGGACACGCTCGGTCTGCACTTCGACTCGCCCTTCGGCGTTGCCGCCGGTTTCGACAAGGACGGTCACGCCGTCATCGGCCTCGGCAGTCTGGGCTTCGGGCACGTCGAGGTCGGCACGCTCACGGCCATCGCCCAGCCCGGCAACCCCAAACCCCGGCTGTTCCGGCTGATCGCCGACCGCGCCGTGATCAACCGGATGGGCTTCAACAACGGCGGAGCAGAGGCGGCCGTCGCACGCCTGTGCGAGGTGCGAGCCACCCGCAGCCGCCCGGTCCTTGGCATCAACATCGGCAAGAGCCGGGTCACCGCGGTCGAGGACGCCACGGCCGACTACCTGGTCAGCACGGTGGCCCTGGCCCCGATCGCGGACTACCTGGTGGTCAACGTCAGCTCACCGAACACACCGGGGCTGCGCGGCCTGCAGGAGCTCGACCAGTTGGCCCCGCTGCTGAGGGCAGTTCAGGACCGGGCCGGCGACACCCCACTGCTGGTCAAGATCGCCCCCGACCTGACCGACGACGATGTCACCCGCATCGCCGGCCTGACCGTGGAGCTCGGCCTGGCCGGCATCATCGCCACCAACACCACCATCAGCCGGGAGAACCTGCTGACCGACCCGGCCGTTGTGGCCGCCGCCGGCGCGGGCGGGCTCTCCGGAGCGCCCCTGAACGACCGGTCCCTCGCGGTGCTGCGCCTGATCCGGGCCAGTGTGCCGGCGGACCTGTGCGTCATCTCGGTCGGTGGCGTCGAGACCGCTGAGCAGGTCGTCGAACGCCTCGACGCCGGGGCGACCCTGGTGCAGGGGTACACGGGGTTCCTCTACCGCGGCCCGCTTTGGGCCCGGCAGATCAACCGCGGACTCGACCGGTTGCTCGCCGGGCGCCGCGCCGCGCCGGTCCTCTCCTAA